In Gossypium hirsutum isolate 1008001.06 chromosome D01, Gossypium_hirsutum_v2.1, whole genome shotgun sequence, the genomic window aTCAATATTTGATTTAGCTGTTAGCTGAATTGCGTGAAAAGCCCTTATATGACCATTTTGAAAGGTTTGACCCTTATGCGAGCAATCCTTAAAGGTTGAGTCTCGATTTGAGCATTTAACCATTTCTGATTTAGCTGTTTCCGATAACAAAGATGTAGAGTGAATTTCATTGCTTATCTATGTTTCTTTTTTGTCCATCAAACAAAGATATGACAATTCTGTATATAGACAATGTTTCAAAAGATTTACATATGTGATTTTGTTTACAGTCGGAGCTGAAGCTGAAGATGAAAGGATTCAACTTCTTTTATCTGCGGTCAAGGGCAAAGATATAACAGAGCTTATTGCATCCGGGAGGGAAAAGCTTGCTTCCGTTCCATCTGGTGGTGGTGGTGTTGCTGTTGCAGCTGCTGCTCCTGGTGCTGGTGCCGCTGCTGCTCCAGCTGCAGCCGAGgctaaaaaagaagagaaagttgAGGAGAAAGAAGAATCCGATGATGTAATAACACTCCTAACCTCAATTACATGTTTTGTTCAATTAACTTCTGTTCTAATTAActtttgttttgttcaatttCTTGCAGGATATGGGATTCAGTCTCTTTGATTAAAGAGTTGGTTTTTTGCAgaaattctcttctttttttttcaaatttaaggcTAGTTTAGATTCTAAAATTTCGTTATTTTCGTTGTCGATTTGGGGATTCGATGAACAATGGCATATGTTTTTGCTTAAACTTAATGTTGCAATGAATTTTCCGTAGTCTATTATGATGATTTTCTTGAATCTCATGTCAATTTTTTTGCGAGTCTTTTTCAGATATATATTGGGATGAACAAATATGCTACAATATTCATTGATATGTCCCAACTTATAAAAggtttttcatatttatttggtgATCAAATTTGTTCATATTCATGGTCTAATATGTCCAACACAGAAACAGTAATGTTTGGATGATATGTAGTGTTGGAAAATTCTACAGGTTGTgtttcttaatatttatattatttttaatctaatatttaataatttaatattataatattatatattattatagatttaatttgtgttataaattacaaaatatgtgaaaataacttaaaatattagaAACTTAAATCTCCCTCACTTGTAGATATTTATCATTCAATGAATGACTGAAAAATAATTTAcggatttaattataattttttttactttcaagatAAGCAAAGTAGTTATTTCTCATTCAATAAATGACTGAAAAATGATTCACGGATTCAATTATACTTAGTAAAGTCGTTCTCCTCTGATTCagtctttcttctttttttaagttttcagTAAAAGATTCCGTGGCTAGGGAACTATACTAGTGACCTACctaattttattgtaaaaattatCGGGATTAATGATTGGACTATGCATATTGCAAATACTTTTCCTTAGATAAAGGAGGAGATTACTCGATCTATTTCCGTATCGCTCATGATCTATATAATAACTGAGGCTTTCATTTCAAAATAGGATTCATTTTAAACGAACAAAGGATTTAATATTTTTGTCAAAACCTTTTTAAATTTCAGATGAGCCTTCAAGTttagataaataatttaatccttaaacatgtgtaaattagaaaaattgtAGACATTAAAGTTGCAACAAGCACTAGGCCAAGAAAATGCcatatttaatcatatagttTCATCTATTAGtacaattaaattatttacactaGTTCCTTTAAATAATTCTAATGTAAAAGATAACTAACCAATCAatctaatttattaataatagtaGTGATGTAATATAATCTAATttctaatttattaataatagaaATGTAATgcgataaaattaaaattttatgacctGATTGAAAGTTCATGATGGAGAATATAAATGATCCATATCAATCACAATTCAAAAGAAAACAAAGCAAACAGTATAGTTATGAGCTCAATCCAAAGGAAACCAAAAGCCAGTTGTGTTGGAACAGCATGGCAGGTGTGTGAATCATCAGATCTTACAGGCAAAAGAAAGACCTTCATGTTTCACAGCTTCCAAACTCTGAACTGAAGGCTGAAGCTTAGCGACCTTTGCAATAGCTTGGTTTTCTTCGGCAGTGCCGCCTTCTAAGAAAGCTCCAACCACCTTCCCATCTTTGATCCAGTAAGATCCGAACTTCGCCTTTTGTGATTTCGGGTTGCTGTCTCCGAAAAGTACTGTATCTCCTACATTGTCACCATAGAATTGCCATGATAGATCGAAGGAACGTGAATAGAAGTACGGTAGGTAGTCATATTCGTCAACTGATTTCCCTTCCTCACTTGCCTTGATAGCCTGCAAAAATGGCCGGAAAAGTAACATTTAGACGATATTTAAGTATAAAAGATCAGGTcataaaaatggatgaattaagtGAGAAAACACACCTTAACTGCCTGTTCAGCTGATTTCCGGGCATGGTCAACGTGTTCCACCCTTCTCAGTTCATTGTATAACTTCAGAGGAAAAGTGGCTAGATCACCCACAGCATATACATTAGGAACACTTGTTTTGAAAAAAGCATCAGTCTGCAATCAAACAACAATGTCAGCAAACCAAAAAGGCATTTGAGATCATGTCATTGATGAAACCAACCTTTATTCCACCCTTTTCCTCTTCAACCTGTCCTTTAAATAGTGTTGTGAGAGGCCTTCCACCAACACCGACAACAACGATGTCAGCTTCTAGAGCTCTGCCGTCCTTAAGTTTAACTTCCTTCACCTGAAAAGTGAGCAAAACGTATAGGCTTTAAAATGGtttcagatttttggtcccaTTAAAGATTACTGAAAGATGAGTTCTTACCTCTCCAATGGAATCGGAGGTGAATCCAACTGCAACTGTTCCCTTTATAATTTTGACCCCTTTATTAGCATAATACTCCTCGTAGAACGCAGCAATGTCCGGAGTGAAAAGCCGGGGCACTATAAGAACAATCTTCCAGTTAGAAATTCTCTAGAAACCAGATTAGTATCTTGAAAGGCCGGCAGTAGAAAATTTACTTACTGCACCAAGGCTCGGGGTACACCATGGTGACATCAAAATTGTTGATTTTCATCACTGCAGCAAGCTCAAGACCAATATAGCCTCCTCCAACAATAACAGCCTTGCCATTCTTCTTTGCTTTGATTGCTTCCAGCAACTTATCAGCATCATCAATTTCTCTCAGGTAAAAGATGTTTTTGGCATCAGCTCCTTCCACGCCAAAATCTGTCAACCTTATAACCTAA contains:
- the LOC107928203 gene encoding 60S acidic ribosomal protein P2A translates to MKVVAAYLLAVLGGNTSPSADDLKAILGSVGAEAEDERIQLLLSAVKGKDITELIASGREKLASVPSGGGGVAVAAAAPGAGAAAAPAAAEAKKEEKVEEKEESDDDMGFSLFD
- the LOC107928204 gene encoding monodehydroascorbate reductase, seedling isozyme, with amino-acid sequence MAEKSFKYVILGGGVAAGYAAREFAKQGVQPGELAIISKEAVAPYERPALSKAYLFPEGAARLPGFHVCVGSGGERLLPEWYKEKGIQLILSTEIVKADLPAKTVVSAAGETFKYQILIIATGSTVIRLTDFGVEGADAKNIFYLREIDDADKLLEAIKAKKNGKAVIVGGGYIGLELAAVMKINNFDVTMVYPEPWCMPRLFTPDIAAFYEEYYANKGVKIIKGTVAVGFTSDSIGEVKEVKLKDGRALEADIVVVGVGGRPLTTLFKGQVEEEKGGIKTDAFFKTSVPNVYAVGDLATFPLKLYNELRRVEHVDHARKSAEQAVKAIKASEEGKSVDEYDYLPYFYSRSFDLSWQFYGDNVGDTVLFGDSNPKSQKAKFGSYWIKDGKVVGAFLEGGTAEENQAIAKVAKLQPSVQSLEAVKHEGLSFACKI